One segment of Pirellulales bacterium DNA contains the following:
- a CDS encoding HAMP domain-containing sensor histidine kinase, translating to MLAKWPIRNKLLVGVGLLTVLVATLSTSGFLGLYAYRSLVRSLHNRAAELPLATELAQKVSDLRVSVTANPSEGAAASADQPQPSDADTVRDRFRTNFDAVQSAFEDYSSQLAQNDQDDFLINDRSSERAVVAQMQETIARLADLAESSAWPLDAKRLEQLNSQLDSAQGLSGKLPSFLYRRIHDLAGEVRGRYRTLIILTWLTTILALVTFVLLVHLFYRWVFRPLQVLLEGSRVVAAGNFGYRIQLDSQDEMAELARSLNDMTSRFQAIRDDLDHQVQLRTRQVVRSEQLASVGFLAAGVSHEINNPLASIAMCAESLEGRLAEIAPGDDPQSELVRRYLRMIQTEAFRCKEITEKLLDFSRLGDVQHQPTDLSELIQGVIDMVRHLGKYQKKQINFSPAGPVVAEVNGQEIKQVVLNMITNALDAVDSGGVLTIDLHTTGEFAEMVFTDNGCGMTQEVLEHLFEPFFTRKRGGQGTGLGLSIVYRIVSEHGGQIEATSAGPAKGSQLRITLPLAESTPTDSHKENTHHYQAA from the coding sequence CTAAATGGCCCATTCGCAATAAATTGCTCGTCGGGGTGGGGCTGCTGACCGTGCTTGTGGCCACGCTGTCGACCAGCGGGTTCTTGGGCTTGTATGCCTATCGCAGCCTGGTGCGCAGCCTGCACAATCGGGCGGCCGAATTGCCGCTGGCCACCGAGTTGGCGCAAAAGGTAAGCGACCTGCGCGTGAGCGTGACGGCGAATCCTTCCGAGGGCGCCGCGGCGTCGGCCGATCAGCCGCAGCCATCGGATGCCGACACGGTCCGCGACCGCTTTCGGACGAATTTCGATGCCGTGCAATCCGCCTTCGAAGACTATAGCAGCCAATTGGCCCAAAACGATCAAGACGATTTTCTGATCAACGACCGCAGCAGCGAACGAGCGGTGGTCGCGCAAATGCAAGAAACGATCGCCCGACTGGCCGATCTGGCGGAATCGTCGGCATGGCCACTCGACGCCAAGCGGCTCGAGCAGCTCAATTCGCAGCTTGATTCGGCACAGGGATTGTCGGGCAAACTGCCTAGTTTTTTGTACCGCCGAATTCACGATTTAGCCGGCGAGGTGCGCGGCCGCTACCGCACGCTGATCATCCTCACGTGGCTGACGACGATCTTGGCATTGGTGACGTTCGTCTTGCTCGTGCATCTATTCTACCGCTGGGTGTTCCGCCCATTGCAGGTGCTGCTCGAAGGATCGCGCGTGGTGGCGGCGGGCAATTTCGGCTACCGGATTCAGCTCGACAGCCAAGACGAGATGGCGGAGCTGGCCCGTTCGCTCAACGACATGACCTCGCGCTTCCAGGCGATTCGCGACGATCTGGATCATCAGGTGCAACTGCGCACGCGGCAAGTCGTGCGCAGCGAACAATTGGCGAGCGTCGGGTTTTTGGCGGCGGGCGTGTCGCATGAGATCAACAACCCGCTGGCCTCGATCGCCATGTGCGCCGAATCGTTGGAAGGCCGGCTCGCGGAAATCGCGCCCGGCGACGACCCACAATCCGAGCTTGTGCGCCGCTATTTGCGGATGATTCAAACCGAGGCCTTCCGCTGCAAGGAGATCACTGAAAAGCTGCTCGATTTTTCGCGCTTGGGCGACGTGCAGCATCAGCCGACCGATCTGAGCGAATTGATCCAAGGCGTGATCGACATGGTGCGGCATTTGGGCAAGTATCAGAAAAAGCAGATTAACTTTTCGCCCGCAGGCCCCGTCGTCGCCGAAGTGAACGGCCAGGAGATCAAGCAGGTCGTGCTGAACATGATCACCAACGCGCTGGACGCCGTCGATTCCGGCGGGGTGCTCACGATCGATTTGCACACCACCGGCGAATTCGCCGAAATGGTTTTCACCGACAACGGCTGCGGCATGACCCAAGAAGTGCTCGAACATCTCTTCGAGCCCTTTTTCACGCGCAAACGCGGCGGCCAGGGCACCGGCTTGGGACTGTCGATCGTGTATCGCATCGTCAGCGAACATGGCGGGCAAATCGAAGCCACCAGCGCCGGGCCCGCCAAAGGCTCGCAGCTTCGCATCACGTTGCCGCTCGCCGAATCCACACCTACCGATTCGCACAAGGAGAACACCCATCACTACCAAGCCGCGTAA